Proteins found in one Zea mays cultivar B73 chromosome 1, Zm-B73-REFERENCE-NAM-5.0, whole genome shotgun sequence genomic segment:
- the LOC100125647 gene encoding major facilitator superfamily protein isoform X1: METYTTDDALTIMGFGKFQALVLFYAGMGWVAEAMELMLLSFLGPFIREEWNVSPENESLLSSVVFAGMLLGACAWGFVSDKYGRRTGLIFSTLFTSGMGFLSALSPNYLCLVALRFLVGVGVGGSHVFISWFLEFVPAQNRGTWMVIFSLFWTLGTILEASLAWVVLPALNWRWLLVFTALPCFLLLPFFGLTPESPRYLCAQNRMSDATSVLERMANANQSALPPGVLTYNRQTKCDHDVLAPESECLLPVREKECTVDNAKSSESGSLAALRMLLSRELLRSTLLLWFVFYANSFAYYGLVLLTSQLSDANKSCASGVSFGLRQKEINLYKDTFITSLAEIPGLFLSAVLVDWFGRKASMWSMMFACCAFLGPLVLQQTELLTTILLFGARACAMGSFTVLCLYAPEVYPTFVRSTGAGIATAIGRIGGVVCPLVAVAMLRSCHQMEALIVFEVILCLAAVACMFFPVETKGRGMD, encoded by the exons ATGGAGACATATACCACAGACGACGCGCTTACCATTATGGGGTTTGGAAAATTCCAAGCGCTTGTTCTTTTCTACGCTGGAATGGGCTGGGTTGCAGAAGCTATGGAGCTCATGCTCTTGTCGTTTCTCGGGCCATTCATACGAGAGGAGTGGAACGTCTCCCCAGAGAACGAGAGCCTCCTTTCGAGTGTTGTCTTTGCTGGCATGCTGCTAGGTGCCTGTGCTTGGGGCTTTGTTTCCGACAAATATGGACGGAG GACTGGTTTAATATTTTCAACTCTATTTACTAGTGGAATGGGTTTTCTAAGCGCTTTATCTCCTAACTACTTATGCTTGGTGGCTCTTCGGTTTCTGGTTGGAGTAGGAGTGGGTGGCAGCCATGTGTTTATATCTTGGTTTTTGGAGTTTGTTCCTGCACAAAATCGTGGCACTTGGATGGTTATTTTCTCCCTTTTCTGGACTCTCGGCACGATCTTGGAAGCTTCACTTGCATGG GTCGTATTGCCAGCATTGAATTGGAGGTGGCTGCTAGTCTTCACCGCCCTTCCATGCTTCCTCTTGCTTCCTTTCTTTGGACTAACACCTGAGTCTCCGCGCTACCTTTGTGCACAAAATAGAATGTCTGATGCCACATCTGTTCTAGAGAGAATGGCCAACGCAAACCAATCAGCTCTTCCCCCGGGAGTTCTCACGTACAATAGACAAACAAAATGTGACCACGACGTTCTCGCTCCCGAGAGTGAATGTCTTCTTCCTGTCAGAGAGAAGGAATGCACAGTTGACAATGCCAAGAGCTCCGAATCTGGCAGTCTTGCTGCACTGCGCATGCTATTATCGCGCGAACTGCTCAGATCAACTCTGCTTCTTTGGTTTGTTTTCTATGCAAATTCCTTTGCTTATTACGGGTTAGTATTGCTGACATCGCAGTTGAGTGATGCAAATAAAAGTTGTGCATCTGGTGTGTCTTTTGGTCTGcgccaaaaggaaatcaatctttaCAAAGACACTTTCATCACTAGTTTAGCAG AAATCCCAGGTTTATTTTTGTCTGCTGTTCTTGTTGATTGGTTTGGTCGAAAAGCTTCGATGTGGTCTATGATGTTCGCATGCTGTGCTTTCCTTGGACCACTTGTACTTCAACAGACTGAGTTGTTGACAACTATTCTTCTATTTGGTGCCCGTGCATGTGCCATGGGGAGCTTTACAGTCTTGTGCCTTTATGCTCCAGAG GTGTATCCAACATTTGTCCGGTCAACCGGTGCAGGAATTGCGACCGCCATTGGTAGGATTGGTGGGGTTGTTTGCCCTCTCGTTGCTGTCGCCATGCTGCGGAGCTGCCATCAGATGGAAGCACTCATTGTGTTTGAGGTGATATTATGCCTTGCTGCAGTTGCCTGCATGTTCTTCCCTGTAGAGACCAAGGGCCGTGGAATGGACTGA